Proteins encoded together in one Falco peregrinus isolate bFalPer1 chromosome 2, bFalPer1.pri, whole genome shotgun sequence window:
- the HSPB8 gene encoding heat shock protein beta-8 has protein sequence MADSQMPFSCHYPGRRSVRDPFREPGLTSRLLDDDFGMSPFPGDLTADWPDWARPRLTTTWPGPLRTGMARASTMAPGYGTRFGGYPESRSPAPFPREPWKVCVNVHSFKPEELTVKTKDGYVEVSGKHEEQQVEGGIVSKNFTKKIQLPYEVDPITVFASLSPEGLLIIEAPQIPPYQQYGEGGCGSEIPVESQEATCA, from the exons ATGGCCGACAGCCAGATGCCCTTCTCCTGCCATTACCCCGGCAGGCGCAGTGTCCGTGACCCTTTCAGGGAGCCCGGCTTGACCTCGCGCCTGCTGGACGATGATTTCGGCATGTCACCCTTCCCCGGGGACCTGACGGCAGACTGGCCTGACTGGGCTCGGCCCCGGCTCACCACCACTTGGCCAGGTCCCCTGCGCACCGGCATGGCCCGTGCCTCCACCATGGCCCCCGGCTACGGCACCCGCTTCGGGGGGTACCCCGAgagccgcagccccgcgccctTTCCCCGTGAGCCCTGGAAGGTGTGCGTCAACGTGCACAGCTTCAAACCCGAGGAGCTGACGGTCAAAACCAAGGATGGCTATGTCGAGGTATCAG GCAAACACGAGGAGCAGCAGGTGGAAGGAGGGATCGTCTCCAAGAACTTCACCAAGAAAATCCA GCTGCCCTACGAGGTGGACCCCATCACTGTCTTTGCCTCCTTGTCACCGGAGGGGCTGCTGATCATCGAGGCGCCCCAGATCCCCCCCTACCAGCAGTACGGCGAGGGTGGCTGTGGCAGCGAGATCCCCGTGGAGAGCCAGGAGGCCACCTGCGCCTGA